Proteins co-encoded in one Prunus persica cultivar Lovell chromosome G6, Prunus_persica_NCBIv2, whole genome shotgun sequence genomic window:
- the LOC109950002 gene encoding FRIGIDA-like protein 5 isoform X2 — protein sequence MEKIASDLKMSETKQSCLGQAYEALHAQASSILHFGVQWKELEDHFESTRNSLQTRLRELENREKKIDDREKRLGALELNFDSEMASKAEKLRGVEKSIEEVESGKHHFNLQSLKLLIEEHNEELDVKEKRFSELQRLVGEKERECDLIDKRVKERTKKLNWVMKCVEERSREVESKKGEVEVVQGVLNKCREDIELQERQLNWMMGMIEERQKVYNLREEQINAAQIYIEECDDKMKLKMEELRLVQRSLEECSNTLESKENIIREMELKLRDFYLLKKSMEEWSSELEFKERELEGWFEKLELKEKQFEPQLEELHLMDKRINECLNEVQLQEKHLDSLQKSIQEREKNLDSLSYGLKLKERQLEQLAKELELKQKEVDWIRKSTETNTKKMRLKKKTNILDSQAKIEQLEHTPGNNATVPFSKSIQSRIYRNGRDLQLFLNEHLKSHDLLGTEISAILQASSDPAKLVLDAMQGFYPSNSVVENWECDFDLSVIRRSCILLLQELKRVSPQINPQVRGESKKLAGNWKDRMIVVVENWLEVLGFLLLLTTYDLTSTYDENELQSLLVVVSQHSLATELRQALGISESSIISSPVKIGEPISSLAKNGATCSLNLQPGAATDARNLQGFLNEHLNGNHSIQKEMSAALQTSSDPAKLVLDEIQTSFAQYWRKGDVGFDETFMFSNIALLEELMRVSRHVGPHLKEDAIKLAEQWKAKMRADTQNSLESLGFLQFVATYGLLPTLNGDEIKKLLGMIYQHKQALELCLTLGFADKIPDFIQNLIERKQLFEAFRFICTFKVNDKFSSVPLLKEYVEGARKSYRTTWRKKKSLDGKNEVVDHQIADLRAVIQCIEDYHLDSEYPSKDIEIQIVQLEKMKENWRKMAKSLGSKAEQEEKSLGFKAEQEEKSLGSKDGQGERSLAATQVEQEDKPLASKEKKPSISTSVSKVEQEDKSLASQEKKPSTSNSVSKVEQEDKSLASQQKKCSSIISASKVEQEDKSLASQKKKRSTRTSASKADQEEKKEKKCSASTPAASKAEQEEKKEKKCSTSTSSASKVEQEEKKEKKRSTSSCSSSKFEQRQQSKYKRPRTSATPYALPTFPRGYLQPSSSLLPKGNYGHHGHF from the exons ATGGAGAAGATAGCCTCGGATTTGAAAATGTCTGAGACGAAGCAGAGCTGTCTCGGCCAGGCCTACGAAGCCTTGCATGCCCAAGCTTCATCCATCCTCCACTTTGGTGTGCAGTGGAAGGAGCTTGAGGACCACTTTGAGTCGACCCGGAACTCGCTCCAGACCCGACTCCGAGAACTCGAGAACCGCGAGAAGAAAATTGACGACCGAGAGAAGCGTTTGGGAGCCTTAGAGTTGAATTTTGACTCGGAGATGGCGTCCAAAGCCGAGAAGTTGCGTGGAGTTGAGAAATCGATCGAAGAGGTTGAATCAGGTAAACACCACTTCAATTTGCAATCGCTTAAGCTACTGATTGAAGAGCATAATGAAGAGCTTGATGTTAAAGAGAAGCGATTCTCAGAACTTCAGAGATTGGttggagagaaagagagggagtgTGATTTAATTGATAAACGTGTTAAAGAGCGCACAAAGAAATTGAATTGGGTTATGAAATGTGTAGAAGAGAGGTCCAGAGAGGTTGAGTCTAAGAAGGGGGAAGTGGAAGTGGTTCAGGGGGTATTGAACAAGTGCAGAGAGGATATTGAGTTGCAAGAGAGGCAAttaaattggatgatgggAATGATTGAGGAGCGCCAGAAAGTATATAATTTGAGAGAAGAGCAAATTAACGCAGctcaaatatatattgaagaaTGTGACGAtaagatgaaattgaaaatggagGAACTTCGTTTGGTTCAGAGATCATTGGAGGAATGCTCTAATACTTTGGAATCCAAAGAGAACATAATTAGGGAAATGGAGTTGAAATTGAGAGATTTTTATTTgcttaagaaatcaatggagGAGTGGTCCAGTGAACTTGAATTTAAAGAGAGGGAACTTGAAGGATGGTTTGAGAAGCTTGAACTGAAAGAGAAACAATTTGAGCCACAACTCGAGGAACTCCATTTGATGGATAAGAGGATCAATGAATGCCTCAATGAGGTTCAGTTGCAAGAGAAACATTTAGATTCACTCCAAAAATCGATACAGGAACGTGAAAAGAATTTGGATTCACTCTCCTATGGACTTAAATTGAAAGAGAGGCAACTTGAACAACTGGCCAAAGAGCTTGAATTGAAGCAGAAAGAAGTTGATTGGATTCGAAAATCCACTGAAACtaataccaaaaaaatgagattgaagaagaagactaaTATCCTTGATTCTCAAGCGAAGATTGAGCAATTGGAACATACTCCTGGTAACAATGCCACTGttcctttttccaaaagtatcCAGTCCCGCATCTACAGGAATGGTAGAGACTTGCAGTTGTTCCTGAATGAGCACTTGAAGAGTCATGATTTATTGGGTACCGAAATCTCAGCAATTCTTCAAGCGTCATCAGACCCAGCCAAATTAGTTTTGGATGCAATGCAAGGGTTTTACCCTTCAAATTCGGTTGTGGAAAACTGGGAGTGTGACTTTGATTTGAGCGTTATTAGAAGGAGTTGTATTCTTCTGTTACAAGAGTTAAAGAGAGTCTCACCACAAATTAATCCTCAGGTGAGAGGAGAATCAAAGAAGTTGGCAGGCAATTGGAAGGATAGGATGATTGTGGTGGTAGAAAATTGGTTAGAGGTTTTGGGATTTTTATTGCTTCTTACTACATATGACTTGACCTCTACTTATGATGAGAATGAGCTTCAAAGTCTTCTTGTTGTAGTTTCTCAGCATTCACTGGCTACTGAATTAAGACAGGCCCTTGGTATATCAG AGAGCAGCATAATTAGTTCCCCAGTCAAAATTGGTGAACCCATATCTTCACTGGCCAAAAATGGAGCAACTTGTTCTCTGAATCTTCAACCAGGTGCCGCCACAGATGCAAGGAACTTGCAGGGGTTTTTAAATGAGCATTTAAATGGAAATCATTCAATACAAAAGGAAATGTCGGCTGCCCTTCAAACGTCATCGGACCCAGCAAAACTTGTGTTGGATGAGATTCAAACATCTTTTGCTCAATACTGGAGAAAAGGAGATGTTGGTTTCGATGAAACTTTCATGTTTAGTAACATTGCCCTATTGGAGGAGCTAATGAGGGTCTCACGGCATGTTGGACCTCATTTGAAAGAAGATGCAATAAAGCTAGCAGAGCAGTGGAAAGCAAAAATGAGAGCTGACACTCAAAATTCATTGGAGAGTTTGGGATTCTTGCAGTTTGTAGCCACATATGGGTTGCTCCCTACTTTGAATGGAGATGAGATTAAAAAGCTTCTTGGGATGATTTATCAGCATAAACAGGCTCTAGAATTATGTCTTACGCTTGGTTTTGCAGATAAGATCCCTG ATTTTATTCAGAATCTTATTGAAAGGAAGCAACTGTTTGAGGCTTTTAGGTTTATTTGCACCTTCAAGGTAAATGACAAGTTCTCCTCGGTACCACTCTTAAAAGAATATGTGGAAGGTGCAAGGAAGTCTTACAGGACAACttggaggaaaaagaaatcacTTGATGGAAAG AATGAGGTTGTAGACCACCAAATAGCTGATCTAAGAGCTGTGATTCAATGCATCGAAGATTACCACCTCGATTCTGAATACCCATCCAAGGACATCGAAATACAAATAGTTCAGCTGgagaaaatgaaggagaatTGGAGAAAAATGGCGAAATCTCTTGGCTCTAAGGCTGAACAAGAGGAGAAATCTCTTGGCTTTAAGGCTGAACAAGAGGAGAAATCTCTTGGCTCCAAGGATGGTCAAGGGGAGAGATCTCTTGCCGCCACCCAGGTTGAACAAGAGGACAAACCTCTTGCCTCTAAGGAGAAGAAACCTAGTATCAGCACTTCTGTCTCCAAGGTTGAACAAGAGGATAAATCTCTGGCCTCCCAGGAGAAGAAACCTAGTACCAGCAATTCTGTCTCCAAGGTTGAACAAGAGGATAAATCTCTTGCTTCCCAGCAGAAGAAATGTAGTTCTATAATTTCTGCCTCCAAGGTTGAACAAGAGGATAAATCTCTTGCCTCCCAGAAGAAGAAACGCAGCACCAGAACTTCTGCCTCCAAGGCCGATCAagaggagaaaaaagagaagaaatgcAGCGCCAGCACTCCTGCTGCCTCCAAGGCCGAACAagaggagaaaaaagagaagaaatgcAGCACCAGCACTTCTTCTGCCTCCAAGGTTGAACAagaggagaaaaaagagaagaaacgcAGCACCAGCAGTTGTTCCTCCTCCAAGTTTGAACAGAGACAACAGAGTAAATATAAACGTCCTCGGACATCTGCTACACCCTATGCATTGCCAACTTTCCCTCGTGGCTATCTGCAGCCAAGTTCGTCCTTATTGCCGAAAGGAAATTATGGACACCATGGACATTTTTGA
- the LOC109950002 gene encoding FRIGIDA-like protein 5 isoform X1, whose amino-acid sequence MEKIASDLKMSETKQSCLGQAYEALHAQASSILHFGVQWKELEDHFESTRNSLQTRLRELENREKKIDDREKRLGALELNFDSEMASKAEKLRGVEKSIEEVESGKHHFNLQSLKLLIEEHNEELDVKEKRFSELQRLVGEKERECDLIDKRVKERTKKLNWVMKCVEERSREVESKKGEVEVVQGVLNKCREDIELQERQLNWMMGMIEERQKVYNLREEQINAAQIYIEECDDKMKLKMEELRLVQRSLEECSNTLESKENIIREMELKLRDFYLLKKSMEEWSSELEFKERELEGWFEKLELKEKQFEPQLEELHLMDKRINECLNEVQLQEKHLDSLQKSIQEREKNLDSLSYGLKLKERQLEQLAKELELKQKEVDWIRKSTETNTKKMRLKKKTNILDSQAKIEQLEHTPGNNATVPFSKSIQSRIYRNGRDLQLFLNEHLKSHDLLGTEISAILQASSDPAKLVLDAMQGFYPSNSVVENWECDFDLSVIRRSCILLLQELKRVSPQINPQVRGESKKLAGNWKDRMIVVVENWLEVLGFLLLLTTYDLTSTYDENELQSLLVVVSQHSLATELRQALGISGKANESSIISSPVKIGEPISSLAKNGATCSLNLQPGAATDARNLQGFLNEHLNGNHSIQKEMSAALQTSSDPAKLVLDEIQTSFAQYWRKGDVGFDETFMFSNIALLEELMRVSRHVGPHLKEDAIKLAEQWKAKMRADTQNSLESLGFLQFVATYGLLPTLNGDEIKKLLGMIYQHKQALELCLTLGFADKIPDFIQNLIERKQLFEAFRFICTFKVNDKFSSVPLLKEYVEGARKSYRTTWRKKKSLDGKNEVVDHQIADLRAVIQCIEDYHLDSEYPSKDIEIQIVQLEKMKENWRKMAKSLGSKAEQEEKSLGFKAEQEEKSLGSKDGQGERSLAATQVEQEDKPLASKEKKPSISTSVSKVEQEDKSLASQEKKPSTSNSVSKVEQEDKSLASQQKKCSSIISASKVEQEDKSLASQKKKRSTRTSASKADQEEKKEKKCSASTPAASKAEQEEKKEKKCSTSTSSASKVEQEEKKEKKRSTSSCSSSKFEQRQQSKYKRPRTSATPYALPTFPRGYLQPSSSLLPKGNYGHHGHF is encoded by the exons ATGGAGAAGATAGCCTCGGATTTGAAAATGTCTGAGACGAAGCAGAGCTGTCTCGGCCAGGCCTACGAAGCCTTGCATGCCCAAGCTTCATCCATCCTCCACTTTGGTGTGCAGTGGAAGGAGCTTGAGGACCACTTTGAGTCGACCCGGAACTCGCTCCAGACCCGACTCCGAGAACTCGAGAACCGCGAGAAGAAAATTGACGACCGAGAGAAGCGTTTGGGAGCCTTAGAGTTGAATTTTGACTCGGAGATGGCGTCCAAAGCCGAGAAGTTGCGTGGAGTTGAGAAATCGATCGAAGAGGTTGAATCAGGTAAACACCACTTCAATTTGCAATCGCTTAAGCTACTGATTGAAGAGCATAATGAAGAGCTTGATGTTAAAGAGAAGCGATTCTCAGAACTTCAGAGATTGGttggagagaaagagagggagtgTGATTTAATTGATAAACGTGTTAAAGAGCGCACAAAGAAATTGAATTGGGTTATGAAATGTGTAGAAGAGAGGTCCAGAGAGGTTGAGTCTAAGAAGGGGGAAGTGGAAGTGGTTCAGGGGGTATTGAACAAGTGCAGAGAGGATATTGAGTTGCAAGAGAGGCAAttaaattggatgatgggAATGATTGAGGAGCGCCAGAAAGTATATAATTTGAGAGAAGAGCAAATTAACGCAGctcaaatatatattgaagaaTGTGACGAtaagatgaaattgaaaatggagGAACTTCGTTTGGTTCAGAGATCATTGGAGGAATGCTCTAATACTTTGGAATCCAAAGAGAACATAATTAGGGAAATGGAGTTGAAATTGAGAGATTTTTATTTgcttaagaaatcaatggagGAGTGGTCCAGTGAACTTGAATTTAAAGAGAGGGAACTTGAAGGATGGTTTGAGAAGCTTGAACTGAAAGAGAAACAATTTGAGCCACAACTCGAGGAACTCCATTTGATGGATAAGAGGATCAATGAATGCCTCAATGAGGTTCAGTTGCAAGAGAAACATTTAGATTCACTCCAAAAATCGATACAGGAACGTGAAAAGAATTTGGATTCACTCTCCTATGGACTTAAATTGAAAGAGAGGCAACTTGAACAACTGGCCAAAGAGCTTGAATTGAAGCAGAAAGAAGTTGATTGGATTCGAAAATCCACTGAAACtaataccaaaaaaatgagattgaagaagaagactaaTATCCTTGATTCTCAAGCGAAGATTGAGCAATTGGAACATACTCCTGGTAACAATGCCACTGttcctttttccaaaagtatcCAGTCCCGCATCTACAGGAATGGTAGAGACTTGCAGTTGTTCCTGAATGAGCACTTGAAGAGTCATGATTTATTGGGTACCGAAATCTCAGCAATTCTTCAAGCGTCATCAGACCCAGCCAAATTAGTTTTGGATGCAATGCAAGGGTTTTACCCTTCAAATTCGGTTGTGGAAAACTGGGAGTGTGACTTTGATTTGAGCGTTATTAGAAGGAGTTGTATTCTTCTGTTACAAGAGTTAAAGAGAGTCTCACCACAAATTAATCCTCAGGTGAGAGGAGAATCAAAGAAGTTGGCAGGCAATTGGAAGGATAGGATGATTGTGGTGGTAGAAAATTGGTTAGAGGTTTTGGGATTTTTATTGCTTCTTACTACATATGACTTGACCTCTACTTATGATGAGAATGAGCTTCAAAGTCTTCTTGTTGTAGTTTCTCAGCATTCACTGGCTACTGAATTAAGACAGGCCCTTGGTATATCAGGTAAGGCAAATG AGAGCAGCATAATTAGTTCCCCAGTCAAAATTGGTGAACCCATATCTTCACTGGCCAAAAATGGAGCAACTTGTTCTCTGAATCTTCAACCAGGTGCCGCCACAGATGCAAGGAACTTGCAGGGGTTTTTAAATGAGCATTTAAATGGAAATCATTCAATACAAAAGGAAATGTCGGCTGCCCTTCAAACGTCATCGGACCCAGCAAAACTTGTGTTGGATGAGATTCAAACATCTTTTGCTCAATACTGGAGAAAAGGAGATGTTGGTTTCGATGAAACTTTCATGTTTAGTAACATTGCCCTATTGGAGGAGCTAATGAGGGTCTCACGGCATGTTGGACCTCATTTGAAAGAAGATGCAATAAAGCTAGCAGAGCAGTGGAAAGCAAAAATGAGAGCTGACACTCAAAATTCATTGGAGAGTTTGGGATTCTTGCAGTTTGTAGCCACATATGGGTTGCTCCCTACTTTGAATGGAGATGAGATTAAAAAGCTTCTTGGGATGATTTATCAGCATAAACAGGCTCTAGAATTATGTCTTACGCTTGGTTTTGCAGATAAGATCCCTG ATTTTATTCAGAATCTTATTGAAAGGAAGCAACTGTTTGAGGCTTTTAGGTTTATTTGCACCTTCAAGGTAAATGACAAGTTCTCCTCGGTACCACTCTTAAAAGAATATGTGGAAGGTGCAAGGAAGTCTTACAGGACAACttggaggaaaaagaaatcacTTGATGGAAAG AATGAGGTTGTAGACCACCAAATAGCTGATCTAAGAGCTGTGATTCAATGCATCGAAGATTACCACCTCGATTCTGAATACCCATCCAAGGACATCGAAATACAAATAGTTCAGCTGgagaaaatgaaggagaatTGGAGAAAAATGGCGAAATCTCTTGGCTCTAAGGCTGAACAAGAGGAGAAATCTCTTGGCTTTAAGGCTGAACAAGAGGAGAAATCTCTTGGCTCCAAGGATGGTCAAGGGGAGAGATCTCTTGCCGCCACCCAGGTTGAACAAGAGGACAAACCTCTTGCCTCTAAGGAGAAGAAACCTAGTATCAGCACTTCTGTCTCCAAGGTTGAACAAGAGGATAAATCTCTGGCCTCCCAGGAGAAGAAACCTAGTACCAGCAATTCTGTCTCCAAGGTTGAACAAGAGGATAAATCTCTTGCTTCCCAGCAGAAGAAATGTAGTTCTATAATTTCTGCCTCCAAGGTTGAACAAGAGGATAAATCTCTTGCCTCCCAGAAGAAGAAACGCAGCACCAGAACTTCTGCCTCCAAGGCCGATCAagaggagaaaaaagagaagaaatgcAGCGCCAGCACTCCTGCTGCCTCCAAGGCCGAACAagaggagaaaaaagagaagaaatgcAGCACCAGCACTTCTTCTGCCTCCAAGGTTGAACAagaggagaaaaaagagaagaaacgcAGCACCAGCAGTTGTTCCTCCTCCAAGTTTGAACAGAGACAACAGAGTAAATATAAACGTCCTCGGACATCTGCTACACCCTATGCATTGCCAACTTTCCCTCGTGGCTATCTGCAGCCAAGTTCGTCCTTATTGCCGAAAGGAAATTATGGACACCATGGACATTTTTGA